A window of Kribbella sp. NBC_00382 genomic DNA:
ATCGATGAACGGCGGCTCATTCGGTGTTGCCGGCCGCAGGATGGGCCGCGCCTGGGTTCGGGGCTACCTGCCCCCTGAGGAGTGCGCGACCAGCGGCGATGCTGGCATGAATCATGGGTGCCGTGATTGGGATGCTTCCTTCGCCGCGCCGCTGGACGATGCTGATGAAAGCGCCTTCGGTGTTGCCGTCCGCTGTGATTGCGCCATGAACCAGAAATGGCTTGAACTCTTCTGGCTGTGGGGGAACGTCGATGATGATTAGGGTGAGTCCCTGATCGGTTGGTACCAGATCGATCCGTAGGCCGTACGGCGGCGGATAGACGTGCAGGTCGAGAACTCCAAGGTAGCGGGCCGTTGTGTCGGCATAACGCGGTCTGACACCGTGAACCTGCCGGATGATCTCGCCCCCTGGGACCTTCTTCGCCTTGGCGCCAACAACGATGAGCCCACCGTCTTCCGCGTTGGCGAAGCGAGCGACAGCTTGAGCGAGGCTGATCTTTCCTTTGGTGGTCTTTAGGTCGTACTCCTCCCCTTTGGCATCTAGCCAATTGCCTTCAGGCTGGTCGATTAGCAGGTGCGCACCACCCCCGCGCACGAGATCAGCGATGGTGTTGCGCGAGACCTCAGCGTTGGCGAGCGCGTCGCAGAGCTGGAGCACGTCCTCGCCGAGGTGGTAGAGGTCAGCCGCCGTTCGGCCTCGTAGAGGTGTCGCGATCTCAAGGTCGATCGCGAGGAATTCGTGGTCAGACCACGAATAGTTGGTTTCGATGACTCCCAGTTCCGATCGGGCGCGCTTGAGGAGCGGCGCGACCAGGCGCCGAACCTGCCCCAGTGCGGGCTTCTCATCACCATCATCTGGCCATGGAGCCGTGCAGGTGACGGTGACGACTAGTTGTTTGTCTCTAGCCAGGAAGCCGATCTGGCCGAGAGGGCTGTCCGAATCGAAGTGTCCCTCGGGGACATTCGAGACACCTGCCCGGCCCCAGCCGGAGCCGTAGAAATCGCCCGCAGAGAGAAGAGCATTTTTAAGATCGGATGCAGAGACCAGAGTCAGCTCCTCTTGCATGAGTACAAGCTCGCCATCGGGCCCACTTCGGCGCTCGTCACCCCGAACAACCCAATCTTCAGTGCGCCGCGAGAATGAGATTGATGGCATCGGCTAAGACTATCGATCGGGTCGGATGACCGCAGATCATATTGCCACTGCCTCCTATTGCCGGATTGACCTCTTATGGATCAAGGGCGCGCCGCCGGCCTGGGGCGAGCCCATGCGACCTGGCGGCCGAACCTCGCCCCATCCCGGCGGCGCAGCGGGCGAACCTGCATGCATGCCTCCGGCGGGGGCCTCACAACTCCGGGATGGGTTGTCTTCCCGCCTGCCGCTCAGCCCAGTCAGGACCTATCAGGAGCCTCAGAGCGGCCAAGATCGTTCGTCCAGCAGGGCGCTCCATCTTGGCCCCTCTGGCGTCTCCTGATCGCGCTACGCGTGGGCTGAACGGCAGACGGGAAGACACCTCTTGGACTGGGGACTACGTCACTCCGAGTTCCTTCTTCATCGCCAACCGAAGAGCAGCGATGTTCTTCTTCACTGGAAGATCAATGTTGCCCTGCCTTTCCAGGATCGCCGTTGCAAGATGATCAGCCAGCCTTGCAGAGGTTGACGTAGTGATCTGATCGACGTCCTCACCCGCCAGGAGCGCTACCTTCGATTGAGCGGCATGGAGGGCTACGACGGTCTGCGTGATCTCGCTGGCAGTCGGTCGACCGGGATGCCCGATGTCAACAACTTGCGCTCTGCTCAGGACGGAGAGAGAGTCCAGTACGTGCTGGTGGAAGCTGGCATAGACGACACGTCGTTCGTCACGCAATGTCTGCTGGTTTGTGAGATGAGCTTGGTTACGCGTGTTGACAGTCTGGATTGCTCCAGTGATGAGACCGCCGAGAAGAGTCCCGGCCAGCGTGAACCAGGCGAGCGCGTACGGGGACAGGTTCGTTGCAGGATCCGAGGCTGCCGCTACTACAGCTATGACCATAAACGGAGCATAGAAGGTCACTAGCGGGACAGGCAGGCTTTAGCACCCTCATACTGAGCCTCATGAACTGGGCTCCGTTCGTCCTCGCATGCATCCCAGCAGCGACTGCCCTCTTGGCTGCGACAACCGCGGCTCGGTCAGCACGAAAAACAAAGTTGCTTGAGACGCAGGCTCAGCATGTGCGTGACCTTGAAAATCGGTTAGCCGAGAAGAAGTACGCGGTCTACCAGCCGATGATCGATCTGCTCAGCAAGATGCTGGACCTAGATGCGGCGAGGGCTGCGGACCCGGATGAGCTGAAGTCGGCTTTTGGGAAGTTCGATGCTTGGATCGTGATCTATGGCTCTGACGCGGCGGTGAGGGCCTGGCACCACTTCCGTCAAGGTTCCTTCAACGACGCACCGTCGATCTTGCTGATTCGCTTCTACGCAGACTTTGTTATGGCTGCCCGGCGCGACATGGGTCACCTGGACACGACTGTGTCCGCGATGGAGCTCGTCGGAACGAGAATCAACGATATCTATGGAGAGAACAACGAGATGGCGACGGTCCTCACCCTCGATTGGGTAGATCTAGCCAAGCACGTGGACTGGACACCGCCGTGGATGGCTGACCGTTCCAAGACAGAAGTCGAGAGCGCCAGGTCGCCAGCATGACCGGATTGGCATGAGGACCTCGATAGACACTATCGGTTCACTCGTAATCGGGGCCCGCTGCTGACCCCAGTCTGACCCCAACGTGCCCTAACGATTGGCTCCTGTTGGCACCGATCGGATCGCCGACGCGGGGGCCGCGATGAGGCGCGGCGCAGTTTGCAGGGTCCTACGGATCAGAAGGTTGGGGGTTCGAATCCCTCCGAGCGCGCCAGCACGAGCCCAAGTCATTCAGGTGGATGACCTGGGCTTTTGTGTTCCCAGTAGCGTTCAGCCGCCGTCTTGAGATCGTCGCTCGCATAGACGTAGGTCTTCATCGTCAAGGCGGCGTCGTAGTGAACAGCCCACTTGCCGCGAACAGATCGTCGGCCGACCCGGCTCCTACGCGGGTGCTGATAAGTAATCTGTCGCCAGCGGCAGATGACGGCGTACGCGCATGCGTGGGAGATCCGGGACGCCTACGTCTATCAACCGTTCGAGGGCTGGCGTGGGGGCGGGGCGGAGGTTCCGCATGTTCCTGCGCGGGTGACGTGTCACTGGCGGCGGACCTGCTGGAGGCGCCACAGGGAAGCGGGTCTCGGGAGCCTAGAGCAGTTGCGGCGGCCGGCGCGGACCGGGAATGGGCATTGGGAAGGCTCTGGAGCGGGTGGATGAAGTCGCCGCGTTCGGGCTGGGCAGGGTACGGCTGGACAGGGTTCCGCCGAACCGGCTGGCGGCACTGGCCCTGAGGGGCCTTGGGACAGAAGGCGGCAAACCTTGAGCGGATGCCGGAACGAAGCACACCGCGCTGCTGACGTCAGTCATACGGCACCGTTCGGCCCCTTGCGTCCCCCGGAGGCGCTAGGAGTGACTCCGGGGGACGTGCTGGGTGGATGGTTCAGCTACAGGTTCCGTCGCACGGTTCGACCCAGGCGGTGCCGCAGCCGCTCGGGCGGTATTCACAGTTTCCGGGGTAGCAGTGCAGGTCTCCGCACCAACCATCCGTGGTAGCGCAGGGGCAGGTGTCCACGGTGCCGGTTCTCGCCGTCTGGGTCCGTGCGGCAGGGGCGGGGCCGAGAGTCGCGATCGCGGCGTACGCCTCCGGCTTGCCGAATGCTTCGATCGCCGCGTCCCTCAGGGCGCGGAGTCTCGTCGTGTCGGCGGACCGCCCGGCCTGCGCCGGTTCCCAGATCTCGTGCCGGGCGACGAGGGCACGGGCCTCGTCGAGGACCCTGTGCTGTTCGGGAGTAAGGCTGGGCCGGGCGGCGCGGAACTGATCGAGATGGGCCGTCCACAGCCGGCTGCGGACCTCGGGCGCGGAAGCGGTGAAGATCTCCCGACGGAAGGTCAGCGGATACTTCGCGAAGGTGTCGTAAGTATCGGGCAGGGCCGCCCGGTTTACCGCGACCCAGTCACGGGCCGATTGCTTCTCGATGTCGGCGAAGGCAGGCATCGTGCCGGTCAGGGCCATGCCTGCTATGACGCCAACCCCACCCGACAGCCGCAGGAAGTGCGCCCGGCTTAGCTGCGCCGTACCGGTCGGGGCGCCCGGTAGTTCATCGGCCCGGCCGTCAGCGCGGCGGCGAAGCCTCCCCAGTGCCTGGATGACCCGGGCGCTCGCGGCCAGCCCGAGTCGACGGGCGAGTGGAACCGCGATCGCACGCCCGGTCCATGCCCGGACCCGATCGCCGTCCACCCGCAGCAGGGTCGGTGCCCACACCGGGTCAGGGCCCAACGCCCGAACCCGGAGGGTTTGTACGTCGGCGTCCCCCAGCGGTCTGATCTCCAGACCCGGTCCGGATGCTTCCGCAACCGCTTCGGACACACTGGTGCACGTTCCGCACGATGCGTCGAACGCAAGAATCCACTGCTGAACCATGGGCATCCTTTCTCGTCTCAGCCGATCACGCTGGAGAACCAGCGTGGTCGGTCACGCTACAAGGGCTGGAGGTCACGCGTTGTGGTCGAGCGGCTGCTCCAAGTGCTCCTCCGTCGCTCGCTCAGCGTGCAGCTCCCACCCACCCTGGGCGGCCGAATAGCTCCGAGGGCTGCCCCGGTCGTGTCGACGAGTGCCTCAGGCTTGGTCGAGCAGATGGCGAAGGTTGCGCAGCTCGAGGTACTCGTTCTCGACGTAGTCGCGGTGCGGCCGTCGCACGTCGTCTCGTGCGAGGTAGTCGCGTACAGCCTGCTCGGCTGCCTGGATGTTGCCCGTGGCGAGCAGGAGGTCGGCTACGTCGAGTGCTGCTGCCGGCGTCATACCGAGTTCTTCTTCGTCGCCTGCCTGGAACTTGTCGAGGATGACCTGTCGGTTCGTGAACTGACCGAGCCAAGTCAGTCCCATGTCTCGCATGGCGTCTATCGCCTGCTCCTGGGATGGCTCGAAGTCGAGCGGCCACCACACGTCGTTCTGCTCTGGCATCAGTTCGCCAATGCGCTTTCTGAGCTGACAGTCGTAGTCGTTGATCCAAGACGAGCGGGGTGGCCCGTCGCGATCCATCTCGGGGACGAACACGCCTAGGTTGATGGTGAAGAGTCCATGCATGTTGACCCTGATGCCCGCCAAGACGTCGGGTCGCCCCGATGGGTCGTAAGATCCCATCTGGAAGTTGACCAGGTGCACCAGCCCATCCTCGACGCGACGATTGAAGGTGTGGCGTCGCTTCTTGAAGCCCGCCGACTTCAGCAGCGGCGCGGCGACCGCAACGATTTGCGCCATTGCCTCAGCAGTCGGTGTCGATGACATGCGCATAGCGTTCCGTGACGCAGTTGCTGTGACAAGTCGCCCAAGATCTCCAGCAGCACCGCAGGATTAGGGATCAAGCTGGATGTCTGTGGTGGTTCGGGAAAGCCCTCGCTCTTGCTGTGTTGGGCCGTCGATAGCATCGGCGGCATGGCGACTCGGCTTGTTCAGATCAATATGAAGGCTCGGGATGATTCCGCGCTGGGTGGGTTTTGGGCCGAGGCGGTGGGGTGGAGTGTCTCTAGTGAGGGGCCTGGGGTTACCAATCTTGAGCCTGAGGGGTTTGTTTACCCCGATCCTGTTGCTGTCTGCGTCGACCTTGTTGTCTCGGCGGAAGCCAAGACGGTGAAGAACCGTGTGCATGTTGACCTCGCGACCAGATCCTCGGGCCATCAGGCGGAGGTGGTTGCGCGGCTTGAGGGGCTTGGGGCGACGCACGCCGACGTGGGGCAGTGGGACGTGCCGTGGGTGGTTATGGCTGATCCTGAGGGGAACGAGTTTTGTGTGTTGGACTCGCTCTATGAGGACACCGGGCCGATCGCGAAGGTGGTGGTCGACTGTGTTGATCCGCGAGTTATGGCTCGGTTCTGGGGTGAGGCTATGGACTGGGTTGTGCACGAGGTGACCGACGACAAGGCGGTACTGCGGTCCGCTAAAGGCGTCGGGCCGTATCTGGAGTTCCGCCGGACGCCCGATGTGAAGACCGTGTGGAATCGGGTCCATCTCGACGTGCGCCCTTACCCAGGGGACGATCCGGAGGCTGAGGCGGCCAGGCTGCGGGGGCTCGGTGCCACCGTCATCGACCTTGGGCAGAGCGAGGTCCACTGGACGGTGCTCGCCGACCCGGAAGGTAATGAGTTCTGCCTCCTGTCGCCAAGCTGACGGCCTCCAATTGGCCTGAGGGTGGGGTTGGATGGGTGGGTGGATGGCCAGGTCAGTGTGGGTGGGCGGGTTCTTCGGTTTTGTTTGTATGGGCCGGTGGGTGGGGTGCCGGTGGTTGAGTTGTATGGGACTCCTAGTACTCGGTTGCGGCGGCCTGATCAGGTGGCGGCGATGGAGGAGAGTGGGGTTCGGGTGTTGATGGCGGATCGGCCTGGGTATGGCGGGTCTACTCGGCAGCCGGGGCGTACTGTCGCTGATTTTGTGCGGGATGTTGAGGTTCTCGCGGACAGTCAGGGATGGGAGCGGTTCGCGGTGGTGGGTGGGTCGGGTGGGGGGCCGCATGCGTTGGCTTGTGCGGCGCTTTTGGCGGAGCGGGTTACCCGGTGTGCTGTGCTCTCCGGGGTTCGGCCGCGGGTTGTGACGCTGCCGCCGGAGGAAGATTTTCGGGGACAGCTCAAGCAGCTTGGCTCCGACATCTTGGCGCAGGTTGAAGCAGGCGGGCCTGAGTATCCGGGAGCGCCACCCGGGCCGCCGGCTTGGGATGACCCGGATGCCCGGGCTCGGCTGATGACGACGTTCGCGGACAGTCTCGATGGCTGGTACGACGATCAGGTCGCTCTCTCTCAGCCGTGGGGGTTCGCCCCGGAGAGCATCGGCGTCCCGGTCGGCATTTGGTACGGGACGAACGACGAGTTCGTTCCCGAGGACGATGCACGGTGGCTACTTGAGAACATTCCTGGCGCGCAGGGCCATCAGTACCCGGGCGGTCACCTTCCCGGTATCGCGACCCTGAAGGACATCCACCAGTGGGTCAGCTGTCAGGTGAGCCACGAGGCGTAGAAGATGCCTAGGCCGGTTGCTACGAAGATTCCGGCGATGATCCAGAAGCGGATCACTACGGTGACCTCGTCCCAGCCGAGGTGTTCGAAGTGGTGGTGGATGGGGGTGATTCGGAAGATGCGGCGGCCTGTGCCGGTGAGTCGCCTGGTGAGCTTGAAGGTGATCATCTGAAGGATCACCGACATGGTCTCGAGGACGAACAGTCCGGCGACGACCGTCATCAGGAGTTCGGTGCGGGACATGATCGCCAGCCCGGCCAAGGCGCCGCCGATGGCTAGGGAGCCGACATCGCCCATGATGATTCGGGCGGGCTTGGCGTTCCACCAGAGGAAGCCGACACAGGCTGCAGCGATGGCGGCCGAGAAGACCGCGAGGTCGAGAGGGTCGCGTACCTGGTAGCACTGCGACTCCACCAGCGTGGGCCGCGAGGAGTCGCACAGCTGGTTGTTCTGCCAGACGTTGATGATCGTGTACGCGCCGAAGATCAGAGCCGAGGAGCCGGCGAGTAGGCCGTCGGCACCGTCCGTGAGGTTGGCGCCGTTGGAGGTCGCGGCGACGATGAACCAGATCACCAGCAGGACCACGATCAGCGGCAGCTTGATCCACCAGTCATGAGTGGTGGAGATGTACTGCGAGGCCGGCCTGACACCGCGGTCGTCGGCGAAGAACTGCGTGGCCAGGACCCCGAAGACGAGCGCGACCAGCGTCTGACCCGCCATCTTGGCTCGGCTGCTCAGACCTTGGTTGTTCTGCGTGTAGACCTTGATGAAGTCGTCGAGGAATCCCACCACCCCGCAGCCGAGGAACAGCAACATCAGCAGCCACGCGCTGGCACTCGGCCGACCACCGGTCAGGATCGTTGCCACCAGGTACGCAGCAGCGGCACTCAGCAGGATCACCAGACCGCCCATGGTCGGCGTACCCCGCTTGACGTGATGCGTCGTCGGTCCGTCGTGCCGGATCGGCTGGCCGAAGCCGTGACGGACGAACCACCCGATGGCGATCCGGGTCCCCAGCAGCGAGCAGAACACCGCCAGCCCGCCACTCAGGAGTATTGCCCGCACAACATCAGCCCCTCTCGGCCATTTCGGGTGGTCGATCCCAGCGAGGCGTCGTCAGAAGGTGGCGATCGGGTTGACCGGGCTGCCCGAAGTACCGGCGAGGCGGAGTGGGGTGAGTGCCAGGTGGAAGTCCCATTGGCCTAGGTCGGCGGCTGTTGTTGCGCACGCCTCCAGGTCGAGGTTGTCGAGCAGCCAGAGGCCCATCGCGACGAGGCCCACGGCGTGGACGGGCATCAATACGTTGTCGTACCCCGAGGGCTGAACGTCC
This region includes:
- a CDS encoding bacteriocin fulvocin C-related protein, whose protein sequence is MSEAVAEASGPGLEIRPLGDADVQTLRVRALGPDPVWAPTLLRVDGDRVRAWTGRAIAVPLARRLGLAASARVIQALGRLRRRADGRADELPGAPTGTAQLSRAHFLRLSGGVGVIAGMALTGTMPAFADIEKQSARDWVAVNRAALPDTYDTFAKYPLTFRREIFTASAPEVRSRLWTAHLDQFRAARPSLTPEQHRVLDEARALVARHEIWEPAQAGRSADTTRLRALRDAAIEAFGKPEAYAAIATLGPAPAARTQTARTGTVDTCPCATTDGWCGDLHCYPGNCEYRPSGCGTAWVEPCDGTCS
- a CDS encoding DUF4304 domain-containing protein; this encodes MSSTPTAEAMAQIVAVAAPLLKSAGFKKRRHTFNRRVEDGLVHLVNFQMGSYDPSGRPDVLAGIRVNMHGLFTINLGVFVPEMDRDGPPRSSWINDYDCQLRKRIGELMPEQNDVWWPLDFEPSQEQAIDAMRDMGLTWLGQFTNRQVILDKFQAGDEEELGMTPAAALDVADLLLATGNIQAAEQAVRDYLARDDVRRPHRDYVENEYLELRNLRHLLDQA
- a CDS encoding VOC family protein, whose amino-acid sequence is MATRLVQINMKARDDSALGGFWAEAVGWSVSSEGPGVTNLEPEGFVYPDPVAVCVDLVVSAEAKTVKNRVHVDLATRSSGHQAEVVARLEGLGATHADVGQWDVPWVVMADPEGNEFCVLDSLYEDTGPIAKVVVDCVDPRVMARFWGEAMDWVVHEVTDDKAVLRSAKGVGPYLEFRRTPDVKTVWNRVHLDVRPYPGDDPEAEAARLRGLGATVIDLGQSEVHWTVLADPEGNEFCLLSPS
- a CDS encoding alpha/beta fold hydrolase, whose translation is MAAMEESGVRVLMADRPGYGGSTRQPGRTVADFVRDVEVLADSQGWERFAVVGGSGGGPHALACAALLAERVTRCAVLSGVRPRVVTLPPEEDFRGQLKQLGSDILAQVEAGGPEYPGAPPGPPAWDDPDARARLMTTFADSLDGWYDDQVALSQPWGFAPESIGVPVGIWYGTNDEFVPEDDARWLLENIPGAQGHQYPGGHLPGIATLKDIHQWVSCQVSHEA
- the mraY gene encoding phospho-N-acetylmuramoyl-pentapeptide-transferase — translated: MRAILLSGGLAVFCSLLGTRIAIGWFVRHGFGQPIRHDGPTTHHVKRGTPTMGGLVILLSAAAAYLVATILTGGRPSASAWLLMLLFLGCGVVGFLDDFIKVYTQNNQGLSSRAKMAGQTLVALVFGVLATQFFADDRGVRPASQYISTTHDWWIKLPLIVVLLVIWFIVAATSNGANLTDGADGLLAGSSALIFGAYTIINVWQNNQLCDSSRPTLVESQCYQVRDPLDLAVFSAAIAAACVGFLWWNAKPARIIMGDVGSLAIGGALAGLAIMSRTELLMTVVAGLFVLETMSVILQMITFKLTRRLTGTGRRIFRITPIHHHFEHLGWDEVTVVIRFWIIAGIFVATGLGIFYASWLT